In SAR324 cluster bacterium, the following proteins share a genomic window:
- a CDS encoding iron-containing alcohol dehydrogenase, with amino-acid sequence MKLETAFTMDTSSIKFGKGVTKEIGSDFKNMGVKRLMICTDSRVAKLATMEVVEASLKDVGLEYEIYSGVSVEPTDVSFHEAIDFAKKGNFDGYLGVGGGSSMDTVKAANLYATHPPKDFLDYVNPPIGKGLPVPGPIKSMICIPTTAGTGSETTGVAIFDLLSMEAKTGIAHRSLRPLMGIIDPDNTRSLPKMVTACTALDQVSHALESLTALPYHQRPAPDSPGMRPAYQGSNPISRIWASECLKLISQNIQRVLDDPEDDEARGAILLGATYAGIGFGNAGVHLPHGMSYPVSGMVKEYVPPDYPPDHPTVPHGMSVILNAPAVFRWTGNADPENHLRCAELMGTDVRGATPDDAGEVLAGAVIDLMRKAGLPNGLNAVGYGPEDVPALVEGTLPQHRVTKLAPIPAGPGELRDLFLGNMKHW; translated from the coding sequence ATGAAGTTGGAAACTGCATTCACTATGGACACCTCCAGCATCAAGTTTGGGAAAGGAGTCACCAAAGAGATTGGAAGTGACTTCAAGAATATGGGCGTCAAGCGTTTGATGATCTGTACTGATTCTCGAGTAGCCAAGCTTGCTACGATGGAGGTCGTTGAAGCTTCGCTCAAAGACGTTGGACTGGAATACGAAATCTATTCTGGAGTTTCTGTGGAACCAACCGATGTGTCTTTCCACGAAGCTATTGATTTTGCCAAGAAGGGAAATTTTGATGGCTATCTCGGTGTGGGTGGAGGTTCCAGTATGGACACGGTGAAAGCAGCAAATCTATATGCGACCCACCCACCAAAAGATTTCCTGGACTACGTCAATCCTCCCATTGGTAAGGGGCTACCAGTACCAGGGCCCATCAAGTCCATGATATGTATTCCAACAACGGCAGGAACCGGTAGCGAGACAACAGGGGTCGCAATCTTTGACCTACTCTCCATGGAAGCCAAGACTGGGATCGCCCATAGATCGCTTCGTCCTCTGATGGGGATCATTGATCCGGATAACACCCGTAGCCTTCCAAAGATGGTGACAGCCTGCACCGCTCTAGACCAAGTCAGCCACGCACTTGAATCATTGACAGCCTTGCCGTATCACCAGCGACCCGCACCTGATTCTCCTGGAATGCGACCCGCTTACCAAGGGTCTAACCCGATCAGTCGAATCTGGGCTTCAGAATGCTTAAAATTGATTTCGCAAAATATACAGCGTGTTTTGGATGATCCTGAAGATGACGAAGCTCGTGGAGCCATTCTTTTGGGAGCAACTTATGCTGGAATTGGCTTCGGGAATGCGGGTGTGCACCTGCCTCACGGAATGTCCTATCCAGTCAGTGGTATGGTCAAGGAATATGTTCCTCCTGATTACCCACCCGACCATCCCACAGTACCTCACGGAATGTCAGTGATCTTGAATGCTCCGGCTGTTTTTCGTTGGACAGGAAATGCAGACCCAGAGAATCATCTACGTTGTGCAGAGTTGATGGGAACCGATGTACGTGGAGCTACACCAGATGATGCAGGAGAGGTTTTGGCAGGTGCTGTGATTGACTTAATGAGGAAGGCAGGCCTACCCAATGGACTGAACGCTGTCGGCTACGGTCCTGAAGATGTGCCAGC
- a CDS encoding glucose 1-dehydrogenase: MSGRLTDELILVTGGSRGIGAAIVEKCLLEGANVSFIDLEEEEGANLLTKLNQDSKLLFVKGNVCSAEDLKCWSDASRKKFGSITGLVNNAGRNSYADPVTMTEQQWEDVFDVDLKAAWLAAREALPDMIANKRGSIVNIASVHANMTYPNMFPYAAAKSGLVGLTRSMALEAGSHQIRVNALSPGYTETFLVKEFFERNDPALRQKVLDVHPMNRMAKPAEIANCVAFLLSTEASFVTGANWIADGGLTSRFAG; this comes from the coding sequence ATGTCAGGACGATTAACTGATGAACTCATTCTGGTTACAGGAGGTAGTCGCGGGATCGGGGCTGCGATTGTCGAAAAATGCCTCCTGGAAGGTGCTAACGTATCATTCATTGATCTCGAAGAGGAGGAGGGGGCAAATCTCCTTACAAAATTAAATCAAGATAGTAAGTTATTGTTTGTCAAAGGGAATGTCTGCTCTGCTGAGGATTTGAAATGCTGGAGTGATGCTTCCCGAAAAAAGTTTGGTTCAATTACTGGGCTTGTCAACAATGCTGGTAGAAACTCCTATGCAGACCCAGTAACCATGACAGAGCAACAGTGGGAGGATGTTTTCGATGTTGATTTAAAAGCGGCCTGGCTTGCTGCTCGGGAAGCTTTACCAGATATGATTGCAAACAAACGAGGGTCGATCGTAAATATCGCATCAGTACATGCCAACATGACCTACCCTAATATGTTCCCCTATGCAGCTGCAAAGTCGGGATTGGTAGGGCTGACTCGTTCGATGGCATTGGAGGCTGGTTCACATCAGATCAGGGTTAATGCCCTCTCACCTGGTTATACTGAGACATTTCTGGTGAAAGAGTTTTTTGAAAGGAATGATCCTGCGCTTCGACAGAAGGTTCTGGACGTTCACCCGATGAACCGCATGGCAAAGCCTGCAGAAATTGCCAATTGTGTTGCTTTCCTGCTTTCGACTGAGGCATCCTTCGTTACAGGTGCAAACTGGATAGCAGATGGCGGCTTAACCTCTAGATTTGCTGGATGA
- a CDS encoding aldolase/citrate lyase family protein has translation MYRKNLLRQKLHAGEKLIGTWHEIPDPVVTEILSLSGLDFVLVDNEHGPGDVLTVANQLRASNGTDTTLVVRIPWNDHVMIKKLLDIGVESIMVPMVENAEEAEAVVSAVHYPPRGIRGIAHTDARASEYGFKADEYLETVSDNTFVICQVESAKAANNIDEIVAVDGLDMIFIGPFDLSASLGTPAKFENPEHQRLMKKTIDTTKTAGKYLGVTPYGTNSMADLYAQGFDLVVSLADVGMIRDAARTLADQKLK, from the coding sequence ATGTATCGAAAAAATTTGTTGCGACAAAAACTTCATGCTGGTGAAAAACTGATTGGAACCTGGCATGAAATCCCAGATCCGGTAGTGACGGAGATCCTAAGTCTGAGTGGACTGGATTTCGTGCTTGTAGATAATGAGCATGGGCCAGGTGATGTGCTAACGGTGGCAAATCAGCTCAGAGCTTCGAATGGCACAGACACTACGTTGGTCGTTCGTATTCCATGGAATGATCATGTGATGATCAAAAAACTGTTGGATATTGGAGTCGAGTCGATCATGGTGCCAATGGTTGAAAACGCTGAGGAAGCAGAAGCAGTAGTATCCGCTGTCCACTATCCACCAAGAGGAATACGTGGAATTGCTCACACTGACGCTAGAGCGAGCGAGTATGGCTTTAAGGCAGATGAGTACTTGGAGACAGTTTCCGACAATACTTTTGTCATTTGCCAAGTGGAAAGTGCGAAGGCGGCAAATAACATTGATGAAATCGTGGCTGTAGATGGACTGGATATGATTTTCATTGGGCCGTTTGATCTTTCAGCTAGTTTGGGAACCCCAGCGAAATTTGAGAATCCAGAGCACCAGCGTTTAATGAAGAAAACGATTGACACCACGAAAACTGCGGGAAAATATTTGGGAGTCACCCCCTATGGAACGAACTCGATGGCAGATTTGTATGCACAAGGTTTTGATCTTGTCGTTAGTCTCGCTGATGTTGGAATGATTCGTGACGCTGCACGAACACTAGCAGACCAAAAACTCAAATAA